One part of the Gossypium raimondii isolate GPD5lz chromosome 1, ASM2569854v1, whole genome shotgun sequence genome encodes these proteins:
- the LOC105786484 gene encoding BEL1-like homeodomain protein 9 translates to MAEGFEPYHVPQQSRRDKLRIMAQNEPTTGVSLSGCSGLLPFYDPSFLSSDLLTCAAAAAGSHEYHHPPPSGTKDGVNFTGFVGGIFNSSPSLDHLNPSSIHDMNNNNNNQFLYTPQNLSYDNNNGGGGAGEVVVYKPEPLSLSLSSHYTHQNSSIYTDMVPAIFSGANGSTSNSVPLGPFTGYASILKGSRFLRPAQQLLEELCDVGKGIYTEKASLMELPPLQNSHTNPLDGGDSGGSGGGGDGQRKKSTLISILDEVYKRYKQYYQQMQSVVASFECVAGLGNAAPFANLAMKAMSKHFRYLKNAITEQLQFTNKAHAQISPGKNEGPRFGNGDGSFYNRAVQNSRFLQNQPVWRPQRGLPERAVTVLRAWLFEHFLHPYPTDTDKLMLAKQTGLSRNQVSNWFINARVRLWKPMVEEIHMLETRQKDERNANKSGDENPSTSTQRVEENTPSKRTRNELPNVPVGNEQPNMSTSYNSFSTHPHGSSVSLTLGLHQNNSIGLSESFPINAAQRFGLGLEVNSEGYVIGGRHFGRDVVGGQLLHDFVG, encoded by the exons ATGGCGGAGGGGTTTGAGCCCTACCATGTCCCACAACAAAGCAGAAGAGATAAGCTAAGAATCATGGCTCAAAATGAACCAACAACGGGTGTTTCTCTTTCGGGTTGTTCGGGTTTACTCCCTTTTTATGACCCTTCTTTCCTTTCTTCCGATTTGCTAACTTGCGCCGCTGCCGCAGCCGGAAGCCATGAATATCACCACCCTCCTCCGTCGGGTACAAAAGATGGTGTGAACTTCACAGGCTTTGTTGGTGGGATTTTCAACTCTTCTCCTTCTTTGGATCACTTGAACCCTAGCTCCATTCATGATatgaacaacaacaacaacaaccaaTTTCTTTATACCCCACAAAACCTGTCTTATGATAATAATAACGGTGGTGGTGGGGCTGGTGAAGTGGTGGTTTATAAGCCTGAACCTTTATCTCTTTCATTATCTTCTCATTATACCCACCAAAACTCTAGTATCTATACTGATATGGTTCCAGCCATTTTTAGTGGTGCTAATGGTTCAACATCGAACTCAGTCCCACTCGGTCCTTTCACTGGCTATGCTTCCATTTTGAAAGGTTCAAGGTTTTTAAGGCCTGCACAACAGTTATTAGAAGAGCTTTGTGATGTTGGTAAGGGAATTTACACTGAAAAAGCATCTCTCATGGAGCTTCCTCCATTGCAAAATTCCCACACTAACCCTCTTGACGGCGGAGATAGCGGCGGAAGCGGCGGCGGCGGTGATGGTCAAAGGAAAAAATCAACACTAATTTCAATTCTCGACGAG GTTTACAAGAGGTACAAGCAATACTATCAGCAGATGCAATCCGTTGTTGCGTCGTTCGAATGTGTCGCCGGACTAGGGAATGCAGCTCCATTTGCAAACTTGGCTATGAAAGCTATGTCTAAACATTTCAGGTACTTGAAGAACGCAATCACCGAACAGCTTCAGTTTACTAATAAAGCTCATGCTCAGATAAGCCCTGGGAAAAACGAAGGTCCGAGGTTCGGAAATGGTGATGGAAGCTTTTATAACAGAGCCGTTCAAAACTCCAGGTTCCTTCAAAACCAACCAGTTTGGCGTCCTCAACGAGGCCTTCCCGAACGTGCAGTGACCGTACTTAGAGCATGGCTATTTGAACACTTTCTACACCC TTATCCGACCGACACGGACAAGCTAATGTTGGCGAAACAAACTGGTCTTTCACGTAACCAG GTCTCGAATTGGTTTATCAATGCAAGAGTTCGGCTTTGGAAACCAATGGTGGAAGAAATACACATGCTCGAAACACGGCAAAAGGACGAGAGAAATGCCAACAAGTCAGGCGATGAAAACCCATCGACATCAACCCAAAGGGTTGAAGAGAATACCCCATCAAAGCGTACTAGAAATGAACTTCCCAATGTACCTGTGGGAAATGAGCAGCCAAACATGTCAACCTCCTACAACAGCTTTTCTACCCATCCGCATGGCAGCAGTGTTTCCTTAACACTCGGTCTTCATCAGAACAACAGTATCGGATTATCTGAGTCCTTCCCCATAAACGCGGCTCAACGTT